The following coding sequences are from one Dreissena polymorpha isolate Duluth1 chromosome 8, UMN_Dpol_1.0, whole genome shotgun sequence window:
- the LOC127841359 gene encoding macrophage mannose receptor 1-like, whose product MSNTVNYSKKKEETNFQAAEEHHAAGKKQKTRKERKGDGLIKGQADDREYLSWFQRNRRLVIIVAIVTVLIIAAIVAIVVALLVAGSKSDSPDSSQPVRTLSDCPNIEDKERNSIVIGSMCYHYVDSTTTRVTYDEAQADCKTRSSNLMTIADNSTQTTLVTKLTDLSDYHTILLGLKKYENAWRWITGKPLTYVNWNPKSNTSGDCAAMRLDKGGLWEPVGCGKTDWYTVYVCEYTPSGSSSGHLTTFSILMHVAISLLITLSRV is encoded by the exons ATGAGCAACACAGTGAATTATTCGAAGAAAAAGGAAGAGACTAACTTCCAAGCCGCGGAAGAACACCACGCTGCTGGAAAGAAGCAAAAGACAAGAAAAGAACGTAAAGGAGATGGGTTAATAAAAG GTCAGGCAGACGACAGAGAATACCTGTCCTGGTTTCAAAGGAACCGTCGCCTGGTGATAATCGTTGCCATAGTTACCGTCCTCATAATTGCTGCAATAGTTGCCATCGTCGTGGCCTTATTAGTCGCAG GTTCCAAATCAGATTCGCCGGACAGCTCTCAGCCAGTTCGAA CCCTTTCCGACTGCCCAAATATTGAAGACAAGGAACGCAATAGCATCGTGATCGGGTCCATGTGCTATCACTACGTGGATTCAACGACAACCAGG GTCACCTACGACGAGGCCCAGGCGGACTGCAAAACAAGGAGTAGCAATCTGATGACGATTGCGGACAACTCCACGCAGACGACACTAGTGACGAAACTAACCGACCTCTCGGATTATCACACGATACTTCTCGGTCTTAAGAAGTACGAGAACGCCTGGCGATGGATCACAG GAAAGCCGTTAACATACGTTAATTGGAACCCAAAGTCGAACACTTCCGGAGATTGCGCGGCCATGCGCCTGGACAAAGGCGGCTTGTGGGAACCAGTCGGATGCGGAAAGACGGACTGGTACACTGTGTACGTGTGTGAATACA CTCCGAGCGGAAGTTCAAGTGGACACTTAACTACGTTCAGTATTCTCATGC ACGTTGCGATCTCACTATTGATAACACTTAGTAGAGTGTAG
- the LOC127840341 gene encoding uncharacterized protein LOC127840341 has protein sequence MHITYIFTTTTRLVQSTLTGTKAEVKCRCGKVCKNLRGLRIHQGRTACGSTARQRQRSDFTSGETWEDPSQDSTHSTGDLYAAEKPRTNSADPDIVSQVSDIFEEDDPLLELLGTPDDLRPNTDTQHNTRNTASNTNATAQKVRITWPKTSDRNLWKQFDEDLNTILETTLQGPVEKKLKSLTNLVHSIGKERFGEVKRKPTRTPAQPNRRQRQITEIRKELKSLRKSYQKANIEERPGLQQLRDELRQKLTDLRKAEQLRDKRKKRAKRRAEFIANPYKFSKGLLDKEKSGKLESSMEEIQQHLKDTHSDPARDNPLGSCPRIEPVPEPTIPLNIKEPTMKEVSDVVKKARSGSAPGPNGIPYKVYKMCPMLLRRLWTLLKVIWRKGKVPDCWQQAEGIFTPKEKGSKHVTEFRTISLLNVEGKIFFAVLARRMTTFLTTNQYIDTSVQKGGVPGFSGCIEHSSAISQIIREAKVNANDLTVVWLDLANAYGSIPHKLIEEAMKHYHIPEHIQGIINGYFDGIQLRFSIGDQTTPWQRLEKGIVTGCTISVVLFVMGMNLIINAAKRETRGPKTASGIHLPSSRGFMDDLTITSTTHVQARWVLTALQDTVTWARMKFKPKKSRSLIIKKGKVTKRFTLQVQGEDILSIIDSPVKCLGKWYDASLKDTNNITRVKNQLQDGLKLIDQTSLRHGSTNMGYYLGLCGPLCCTR, from the coding sequence ATGCACATAACGTATATCTTTACGACAACGACACGGCTAGTCCAATCGACATTGACCGGAACAAAGGCAGAGGTGAAGTGTAGATGTGGAAAGGTGTGCAAGAACCTTAGAGGCTTGCGTATTCATCAAGGGAGAACGGCATGCGGGAGCACGGCAAGGCAGCGGCAACGCTCAGATTTTACATCTGGTGAGACGTGGGAGGATCCTAGTCAGGACTCAACCCACAGTACTGGGGACCTCTACGCAGCTGAGAAGCCACGCACCAATTCAGCAGATCCTGATATTGTCTCGCAAGTCAGCGACATCTTCGAAGAAGATGACCCTCTTCTAGAGCTTTTAGGTACTCCAGACGACCTGAGGCCAAACACAGACACACAGCACAACACCCGAAATACAGCTTCCAATACTAATGCCACAGCTCAGAAGGTTAGAATTACATGGCCCAAGACAAGTGACAGGAACCTGTGGAAACAGTTTGATGAAGACCTCAACACCATCCTGGAAACAACACTCCAAGGGCCAGTAGAGAAGAAACTGAAGTCTCTGACCAACCTTGTCCACTCTATCGGCAAAGAACGATTTGGTGAGGTGAAACGGAAACCCACCAGAACCCCTGCACAGCCAAATAGAAGACAACGACAGATCACAGAGATTAGGAAAGAGCTGAAGTCACTGAGGAAATCCTACCAAAAAGCAAATATAGAGGAAAGACCCGGACTTCAGCAGCTTAGAGATGAACTCAGACAGAAACTGACCGATCTTCGTAAGGCAGAACAACTCCGAGACAAGCGGAAGAAGCGAGCCAAGAGGCGAGCTGAGTTCATAGCCAATCCATACAAGTTTTCCAAAGGACTCCTAGACAAAGAAAAATCTGGGAAGCTTGAAAGCAGTATGGAAGAGATACAACAGCATCTAAAGGACACACACTCCGATCCAGCAAGAGATAATCCATTAGGAAGCTGTCCAAGAATTGAACCAGTCCCAGAACCCACAATTCCACTAAACATAAAAGAACCCACAATGAAGGAAGTATCTGATGTAGTGAAGAAAGCAAGAAGCGGCTCCGCACCAGGACCAAACGGTATACCCTATAAAGTATACAAGATGTGCCCGATGCTACTACGAAGACTATGGACCCTACTTAAGGTGATATGGCGGAAAGGAAAAGTCCCAGATTGTTGGCAACAGGCAGAGGGAATATTTACTCCAAAGGAAAAGGGCTCCAAACATGTGACCGAATTCCGAACCATTTCACTGTTGAATGTGGAGGGGAAAATATTCTTCGCTGTCCTGGCAAGACGAATGACCACGTTCCTGACAACCAATCAGTACATTGACACATCAGTACAGAAAGGGGGGGTTCCGGGCTTCTCTGGCTGCATTGAACACTCCAGTGCCATCAGTCAGATCATCCGTGAAGCAAAGGTGAACGCCAATGACCTCACAGTCGTCTGGTTAGACCTCGCCAACGCCTATGGCTCCATACCACACAAGCTTATTGAAGAAGCAATGAAGCACTATCATATCCCAGAGCATATACAGGGTATCATAAATGGCTACTTTGATGGCATACAGCTTCGATTCTCAATCGGTGACCAGACAACGCCATGGCAGAGGTTAGAGAAGGGGATAGTAACTGGCTGCACCATCTCAGTGGTACTATTCGTGATGGGCATGAACTTGATCATCAATGCCGCGAAGAGGGAAACCAGAGGACCAAAAACAGCGTCAGGTATACACCTCCCATCCAGCAGGGGGTTCATGGATGACCTGACCATCACTAGCACCACACATGTACAGGCCCGCTGGGTACTAACAGCCCTACAGGATACAGTCACATGGGCACGAATGAAGTTCAAACCCAAGAAGTCAAGGAGCCTGATTATCAAAAAGGGAAAGGTCACCAAAAGATTCACTCTACAGGTGCAAGGGGAAGACATTCTATCCATTATTGACAGTCCAGTCAAGTGCCTCGGCAAGTGGTACGACGCCAGCCTGAAGGACACTAATAACATCACTAGAGTCAAAAACCAGCTCCAAGATGGCCTGAAGCTTATAGACCAGACAAGTTTAAGGCATGGCTCTACCAACATGGGTTACTACCTAGGCTTATGTGGCCCCTTATGCTGTACGAGATAG
- the LOC127840342 gene encoding uncharacterized protein LOC127840342 yields the protein MTSLVEEFKVAKGRLVVTLKESSDDMIWKAGIETRTGRKWSASQAVAQAESRLRHKDIVGTTAIGRQGLGSSKPQRWSTASKKERSQMVQYEIRLSEEEDRRARAVGMGGQCAWTQWQTTERHLTWVDIWHYEPLRLKFLLRSVYDLLPSPVNLHRWGLVEDPKCQLCDKPGTMQHTLSSCQTALTQGRYRWRHDTVLKELADILERERRKTRPTNKKAVPTIKFVKEGQTAKKARTAATSILDESERWEMKVDLGKQLVFPDIVHTTQRPDIVIWSPKDKKLVMIELTVPWETRCDEAYERKMGKYTELQEQCKSRGWSAWLFPVEIGCRGFPAQSVWRMLSNIGIKGGDRKRAVGRLGQAAEKASNWLWMMREEKSWTLNH from the coding sequence ATGACCTCACTAGTTGAAGAGTTCAAGGTTGCCAAAGGAAGACTGGTGGTAACCCTAAAAGAGTCATCAGATGACATGATATGGAAGGCAGGCATCGAGACACGCACAGGGCGAAAGTGGTCAGCAAGCCAGGCAGTCGCCCAGGCAGAAAGCAggctacgacacaaagacatcgtAGGCACCACAGCTATAGGAAGACAAGGTCTGGGCAGTTCAAAACCACAACGCTGGAGCACTGCCAGTAAGAAAGAAAGAAGCCAAATGGTCCAGTATGAGATCAGGCTTTCAGAAGAGGAAGACAGGCGCGCCAGAGCAGTCGGGATGGGAGGGCAGTGCGCATGGACACAATGGCAGACCACAGAAAGACACCTGACATGGGTAGACATTTGGCACTACGAACCACTACGACTCAAATTCCTACTGAGATCCGTATATGATCTGCTGCCATCTCCAGTCAATCTACACAGATGGGGGTTAGTGGAAGACCCAAAGTGTCAGCTGTGCGACAAACCAGGAACAATGCAGCACACCCTCTCATCTTGCCAGACAGCGCTAACACAAGGCCGCTACAGATGGAGGCACGACACAGTCCTCAAGGAGCTAGCAGACATACTAGAGCGGGAGAGAAGGAAGACAAGACCTACCAACAAGAAGGCAGTACCAACAATCAAATTCgtcaaggaaggacaaactgccaAGAAGGCAAGAACCGCAGCAACATCTATCCTTGATGAATCAGAGCGTTGGGAGATGAAGGTCGACCTAGGAAAACAGCTGGTATTCCCAGACATAGTCCATACCACACAGAGACCAGACATAGTTATATGGTCTCCCAAGGACAAGAAACTGGTGATGATAGAACTCACTGTACCCTGGGAGACTAGGTGTGATGAGGCCTACGAGCGGAAAATGGGAAAGTACACTGAGCTACAAGAACAGTGTAAAAGTCGCGGTTGGAGTGCCTGGCTGTTCCCCGTTGAAATAGGGTGCAGAGGATTTCCAGCCCAATCAGTATGGAGAATGCTCAGCAACATTGGGATCAAGGGAGGTGACAGGAAGAGGGCTGTAGGCAGACTTGGACAAGCTGCAGAAAAAGCATCCAACTGGCTGTGGATGAtgcgagaggagaagagctggacgcTAAACCACTGA